AAGGCTGGTCACAGCCAGTTCGACAGTGTCGCAGCCAATATCGGCCAATGCGCGCAGATCGTTTTCAAGGGTGGCCAGTTCGCCGTCGTCGGAGCCGGCGTTAAAACCGGTACCAATAAGATTGCTCATATCGTCATCTCCAGGGGTAAAGAAGTTTATGCGAGTTCAGGCAGCCGCGCGGCACGCCGTACCGTGTCGAACAGGTCCGGGCGGTCGATGTTGACATAGTCTACCCCGGCCAATGCGATCTCATTATGAAGGTCGACATCATCGCCACCATAATAAACCATGACCTCGAGACCCGCATTGCGGCATGCGTCGACAAGTCCGGGCTTGCGCATCTGTTCCGGCGTGATCTCGATGATCGAGGCATGGTGCACGGCCGCTGCGAGCGAAGGCGACCTGGCAATTTCGAGCGTCATCATCTTGCGGAAATCCGGTGCGGCGGCGGCCAGGCCCCGGCGCATTTCCTCGGAAAAGGAGAAAAAGAAGGTATCGCGCACCATGCCGAGGCCGCGCACCAGCGCTGCGACCTTGACGGGATCGCAATATTTCAATTCGACATAGACACCGCAGCGGCCACGCAGATGACGTAGATAGGCATCGAGCCGGGGTACACTCGCCCCCTTGAAGCTTTCATCAAACCAGCCGCCGGCATCCAGCGCATCGATCTCGCTCGAAAGAGCATGGCCGATGGGCCCCGTGCCGTCGGTGGTGCGGTCCAGCGTTTCATCGTGGAAGACATAAAGAACGCCGTCCGCGCTCTCACGCACGTCAAGCTCGATATAATCTGCCCCATGTCGCAAGGCGAGGTCGGCAGCGGTAAAGGTGTTTTCGGGTGCGAACCGGTTGGCACCGCGATGGGAGACGATTTTGGGCATGGGAAGTCCTGTCAGTTTACGGGCTCCGGCTCAGGTGCCGGAATGGTCGAAATGTGGGGAAGATCGGCGTGAAGCCCGGCAATGCGGTTGCCGGATGCGTCGAAAACAAGCGTCAGGCCGGATTTGCAGCCGATACCGACCCGCGCGCCGGGCGCATGACGTATGACTTCACCATATTCCAGCGCATGGATCATGCCTGCGGGCGTGTCGATCGTGTAGAACACCTCGCGCCCCATCGGCTCGACGGTGGCAACCTGGCCCGCAAGCCGCGCTTCCGTGGGTTCAACGAGGGCGATATCTTCCGGGCGCAGGCCAAAGGTCACCTCGCCGTCGCAAGAACCATCGAGATCGAGCAAGGCATCGCCAATCTGCAACTGCCCGCCCTGCGCCCATCCCTTCAAGAGGTTCATCGGCGGCGTGCCGATGAAGCCGGCCACGAACAGATTGTCGGGCCGCCGATAAAGATCATCAGGCGTGCCGATCTGGGCGATCGCGCCATTGTTCATGCAGATGATCCTGTCAGCCATGGTGATCGCCTCGATCTGGTCATGGGTGACGATCAGCGTGGTGATCTTCAGCCGTTTTTGCAGGCTTTTCAGCTCGGCGCGCATGGTGATGCGCAGGGTCGCATCGAGATTGGAAAGCGGCTCGTCCAGGAGGAGGATGTTGGGTTCCTTGACCAGCGCCCGGGCAAGCGCCACACGCTGCTGCTGGCCACCGGAAAGCTGCGAGGGCCGCCGGTCGAGCAACGCGCTGATCTGCACGAGGCTTGCCGCCTCCTCCACCCGCCGCGCCGCTTCCTCGCGCGCAACATTCTTGAAACGCAGCGGAAAGGCGATGTTCTGCCGCACCGTCAGGTTGGGATAAAGCGCATAGGACTGGAAGACGATGCCGACGTTGCGGTCGCGCGCATCGATGCGATTGACGTTATGGCCGTCGAAGGCGATCTCTCCGCCGGTCGGCGCGTAAAGCCCGGCGAGCAGAAAAAGCGTGGTCGATTTTCCGCATCCCGACGGGCCGAGAACGGCGACGAATTCGCCGTCTTCGATGGCAAGCGTCATCGGTTGCAGAACCCGGGTGTCGCCCCAGCTTTTGGTGACGTTGGTAAGGGTGATCCTGGCCATGGCGATTATCCTTTGATCCCGCCGAAACTCATCTGGGTGATGTATTTCTGCGTGAAGATGTAAATGATCAGCACAGGCAGCAGATAGATGATGCCGACGGCGGCGATCATGCCGTAATTCACGCCAACGCTGTCCTGTGCCACGAAGAAGAGATAGAGGCTCATCGTCATCTGGCTTTTTTCGATGAGCAGGGTCTGGACGAAGACATATTCCTCCCAGCCGCGCAGAAAGGTGAAGGTGGCGACCGCGATCAGCCCGCTTCTCACCTGCGGCAGAACCACCATGCGAAAGGCCTGGAAGCGGGTCGCGCCATCGGTGACGGCGCTCATTTCGATGTCCCAAGGAACATTGTCGAAAAAGCCCTTGAGCACGAAGATCGCAAACGGCAGCTCCAGTGCGCTCATGACAAGCACCACGCCGAAGAGATTGTTGAGAAGGCCCATGTAGTGCAGCTGCACGAAGATCGCGACGGTGAGCGCAAGCGCCGGAAAGGCGTGCAGCAGCAGAAGGCCTCGCAGCAGGTTTTCGCGTCCGGCAAAGGCAAAGCGTGACAGCGCATAGGCGGCAGGCGTGGCGACCAGCGCTACGATCAGGGTCTGGGAGCCGGCAAACAGCAGCGAGCTGCGCATGGCTGTCCAGATGGACGGCATCAGCGCCATGCGCGTGGTGCCGGTTTTCTCGATATCGCGGCTCCACAGAAAACTGTAGTTCTCAATGGTCAGATGCGGCAGCACCAGCACGAAAACGAGTGCTGCAACAACGGCGCCAAGCGCCAGCCACAACAGCACGGGATTGCGCAGGCGCGCGGAGAAAATTGCGACCGCTATCGCCCCGCAATAAGCGAAAGCGGCGATTGCGCCGCTGCGCCACAGGACAAGCCGGCTGAGATTATCATCGGAACTCGTCAGCGATTTCACCAGCAGCCACAGATAGGGCAGGAGAACGGGAACAGAGACGACCGTCAGGAACACGAGGATGACCGGAAGAAAGCCGGCGCGATGCGCGAGACTGCGCTTTTCAAGGCGCGTCCAGTCCGGCTTCAGGTCAGGCGCGCTCCTGTGGGCAGGCGCATGGGAGTGGGCGAGCGTCATCACAGCACCTCGATTTTGGCGGGAGCAAAGGTCGAGCGCATGTTGCTGAGACGCCATTGGATGAGTGTCACGGCAACGCCGATGGCCATGAGGCCGAGTGCCAGCGCCGCGCCATAGGCGTAAGCGCCGTTTTCGAAGGCGCGCCGGTAGATATAAAGCGCATAGGTCGTGCTGTCATAGACCGGGCCACCGCCGGTGATCAGCAGGATATATTCATAGGTCGTCATCAGCGACAGCGCCTGATAGAGCGTGATGAAGCGGATGGGAGCAGAGAGCGCCGGTGCGACGACATGGCGAAGCACGCCCCATTCGCTGGCGCCATCGACACGCGCCGCATTGGCCAGATGCGAGGGTATGGAGCGGATGGACGATGTGAGGATGACCATGGCGAAGGACGCGCCGACGACGCCGTTCGCCACGACCACCAGAAGCAGCGGAAAGTCATTGCGCAGGTTGAGAGCGGGTGCACCGAGTGCGCCGAGAAACTGGTTGAGCAGGCCGGAAGAGGTCGGATCGGCGATCCATATCCATAACACGCCATAAAGCACGGCCGGGCTCATGCGCGGCAGCAGCCACAGGCCGCGAAAGAAATTGCCGAGCCGGTCCGGTATCGCCGTCGTCGTGACGGCCAGCAGCGCACCCAGGCCGATATTGAAGAGGAACAGCGTCGCGCCGACATAGACAAGCGTCGTCATCAGCACGATCGGCAGGCGCATATCACGCTGGACCATGCGCTGGAAATTCTCGACCGTAAATTTGCCGACCTTCAGATTTGCGCCCATATCGGTAAAGGCGATCACCAGATTGACGACGATCGGCGCGAGAAAAAACAGGCCGAGCAGGACAAGTGCGGGCGCCAGATAAAAGATCGGCCGGGCCGGACGGCGCGCTCTGAGCTGGAATTGGGACATTGCGATATACCGGTGGGAACGCGGAAAAGCCGCCCGGCAAGGCCGGGCGGCGTGGTTTCTGGCAAACTCAGTTGCTTGCGGCTTCGCGGATTTCGATCTCTGCGCCGAATTGCAGTTCGAGCTCGTCGGCGATGAAATCGACCGCCTGCGCAGCCGTCATCTTGCCGGTCTCAACCGCCTGCAGACCGCTGAACAGCACCTTGTTGTAGCTGCCGAACTTGGTGTGGTTGGGCACGAACTGCGCATCCTTCATCATCGGCGATGCAGCGGAAAGAACCCAGTTGTCGCGATATTTCGGCATCGCCGTCTGGGCGTTGCTGATCGCCGTGTGATAGGAGGTCACGGCATGCTCGTTGTTGAAATAGGGCAATGTCGCGAGTGCCACGAGATCGGCGGCGACGTCGGCATTCTTGCTCTTTGGATTGAGGGTGTAGAGCAGCGGGTGCGACAGGTTGGAAGGTTTGCCACCCTTCTCGGCAGCCGGTGCGGAAATCCAGCCTATCTTGTTGAAATATCCCTCGCCATCGGTCGGCCAGGTCGCGCCATTCTTTTCACCCACCTGCCAGGCAACCGCCCAGACGCCCTGGTGGAAAATGAAGGCCTTCTCCTGCTTGAATGCGGTCTGGATCGCTTCCCAGCTCATGGCCGTGTTGTCGACCGGGGTCACGCCCTGCTTGGCGTTACGCTCGTACCAGCCGAGAGCCTTCGCCATCTCGGCCTTGGGGAACACCAGCTTGCCGGTCTTTTCGTCCATGAACTTCACGCCATAGGACTGAAACACCATCAGATAATCGATGCCGACATTCGGACGGTGCAGCATGCCATATTGCGCGACCTTGCCATCAACCACTTCCTTCGACAGCGCCGTCAGATCATCGAGCGTGAATTCGCCGGCATCAACCTGGGCCGGCAGGCCTTCGATGAAGGCTTCATCCTTGCCGATCTTGCGCAGCATGTCCTTGTTGTAGAAGAACATGCGGATTTCCGCGTCCTGCGGAATGCCGTAAATCTTGCCGTCCGTCGCCTTGGCCGAATTCCACAGAACCGGCAGAATGTCGCCATAGACCCACGGAGTGGCAGCGATCTTGTCTTCCATCGCCATCGCATAGCCGTCCTGCGCGAACTGGCCGATCCACTCATGCGGCAGAACGTAAATATCCGGCCCCTGCCCCACCGAAAACGCCTTCAACGTATCCAGCGCGAAAGCGTCCCAGCCCTGTACGCTGCTGTTGTTGATGTCGATAACGATGCGCTTGTCGACACCTGCTGCCTTGAACTGCGCGTTCATGATACCGGCCGCCGCCTCGATATTGGTGACGCGGCCGGGCGCATTCTTGTCGGCAAGTGTCCAGAGCTTGATGTTGATGTCTTCGGCAAAGGCAACAGCCGGCAAAAGCGCGCTGAGAGCGACCGTCGCCGCCAAGGAGAGAGACTTGAACATAGGATCCATTCCCGTTGAAACTGATTATTTAATTAAGTTGCTTAATTTACAGCTTTATGACATTCCCGGAGATAAGGCTGGGAGAGCGAAACCTTGAATGACAGACGAAACGGTGCATTGACCGGCATTGGCGCAACACAGGGCGCGCTTCTGGGATACATCAGGCGCAAAGGTTCGGCCTCACGCGTGGAACTGGCCGAGTACTGCAGCATAACCCCGGCAGCCGTCAGCATGATGACACGCAATCTGCTTCAGCGCGGCATTATCGAGGAGGGCGCACGCCGGCAGGAAGGTCGCGGTGCACCGCATATCGACCTCACGCTCAAAAAAACCGTCGGCTATGCCCTTGGCGCGCATGCCAACCGCTATTCGGTGATGTTGACGCTCTTGAACTTCGGCGGGGAGATCGTCGGCGAATTGCAGCTGCGGGGCTCCTATGGTGCGTTCTCGGATGTTCAGCGGGCGCTTCAGGACGGGTCCGAGGAACTGCTTGCGAAAAACGCGATCAATAGAAGCGACCTCATCGGCGCAGCGATCGCCATGCCGACCCGCTTTCGCAAGGAAGCCATGTCGCTCGATCTTGCCGAAGAGGTGATTTCCTGGGCGGGATCGGACCTTTCCGCCATGCTGCGCGAGGCATTGCGGTGCCCGGTCATCATCGAAAACGACGCGAATGCCGCCGCCATGGGTGAGCTCACACTTGGCAACACCGCCGGACAT
This portion of the Agrobacterium tumefaciens genome encodes:
- a CDS encoding sugar ABC transporter substrate-binding protein, coding for MFKSLSLAATVALSALLPAVAFAEDINIKLWTLADKNAPGRVTNIEAAAGIMNAQFKAAGVDKRIVIDINNSSVQGWDAFALDTLKAFSVGQGPDIYVLPHEWIGQFAQDGYAMAMEDKIAATPWVYGDILPVLWNSAKATDGKIYGIPQDAEIRMFFYNKDMLRKIGKDEAFIEGLPAQVDAGEFTLDDLTALSKEVVDGKVAQYGMLHRPNVGIDYLMVFQSYGVKFMDEKTGKLVFPKAEMAKALGWYERNAKQGVTPVDNTAMSWEAIQTAFKQEKAFIFHQGVWAVAWQVGEKNGATWPTDGEGYFNKIGWISAPAAEKGGKPSNLSHPLLYTLNPKSKNADVAADLVALATLPYFNNEHAVTSYHTAISNAQTAMPKYRDNWVLSAASPMMKDAQFVPNHTKFGSYNKVLFSGLQAVETGKMTAAQAVDFIADELELQFGAEIEIREAASN
- a CDS encoding sugar ABC transporter permease, yielding MSQFQLRARRPARPIFYLAPALVLLGLFFLAPIVVNLVIAFTDMGANLKVGKFTVENFQRMVQRDMRLPIVLMTTLVYVGATLFLFNIGLGALLAVTTTAIPDRLGNFFRGLWLLPRMSPAVLYGVLWIWIADPTSSGLLNQFLGALGAPALNLRNDFPLLLVVVANGVVGASFAMVILTSSIRSIPSHLANAARVDGASEWGVLRHVVAPALSAPIRFITLYQALSLMTTYEYILLITGGGPVYDSTTYALYIYRRAFENGAYAYGAALALGLMAIGVAVTLIQWRLSNMRSTFAPAKIEVL
- a CDS encoding ROK family transcriptional regulator, with protein sequence MNDRRNGALTGIGATQGALLGYIRRKGSASRVELAEYCSITPAAVSMMTRNLLQRGIIEEGARRQEGRGAPHIDLTLKKTVGYALGAHANRYSVMLTLLNFGGEIVGELQLRGSYGAFSDVQRALQDGSEELLAKNAINRSDLIGAAIAMPTRFRKEAMSLDLAEEVISWAGSDLSAMLREALRCPVIIENDANAAAMGELTLGNTAGHENFAYLYLSEGIGGGIIIKNELFRGYLGNAGEIGALRGRGASRPSFEDLAAWCLEHVGEKPAGRAPEAWTDYLSRNSAVFDGWLQRAGPEVARLGFAVSAILAPTAIFVGGTLPRMVRERLAQWLDYERSDPFSGSKVIQPQILLPEVVATDPVAFGAAAMILHGVSEAG
- a CDS encoding ABC transporter ATP-binding protein, whose amino-acid sequence is MARITLTNVTKSWGDTRVLQPMTLAIEDGEFVAVLGPSGCGKSTTLFLLAGLYAPTGGEIAFDGHNVNRIDARDRNVGIVFQSYALYPNLTVRQNIAFPLRFKNVAREEAARRVEEAASLVQISALLDRRPSQLSGGQQQRVALARALVKEPNILLLDEPLSNLDATLRITMRAELKSLQKRLKITTLIVTHDQIEAITMADRIICMNNGAIAQIGTPDDLYRRPDNLFVAGFIGTPPMNLLKGWAQGGQLQIGDALLDLDGSCDGEVTFGLRPEDIALVEPTEARLAGQVATVEPMGREVFYTIDTPAGMIHALEYGEVIRHAPGARVGIGCKSGLTLVFDASGNRIAGLHADLPHISTIPAPEPEPVN
- a CDS encoding glycerophosphodiester phosphodiesterase family protein; translated protein: MPKIVSHRGANRFAPENTFTAADLALRHGADYIELDVRESADGVLYVFHDETLDRTTDGTGPIGHALSSEIDALDAGGWFDESFKGASVPRLDAYLRHLRGRCGVYVELKYCDPVKVAALVRGLGMVRDTFFFSFSEEMRRGLAAAAPDFRKMMTLEIARSPSLAAAVHHASIIEITPEQMRKPGLVDACRNAGLEVMVYYGGDDVDLHNEIALAGVDYVNIDRPDLFDTVRRAARLPELA
- a CDS encoding carbohydrate ABC transporter permease, which produces MTLAHSHAPAHRSAPDLKPDWTRLEKRSLAHRAGFLPVILVFLTVVSVPVLLPYLWLLVKSLTSSDDNLSRLVLWRSGAIAAFAYCGAIAVAIFSARLRNPVLLWLALGAVVAALVFVLVLPHLTIENYSFLWSRDIEKTGTTRMALMPSIWTAMRSSLLFAGSQTLIVALVATPAAYALSRFAFAGRENLLRGLLLLHAFPALALTVAIFVQLHYMGLLNNLFGVVLVMSALELPFAIFVLKGFFDNVPWDIEMSAVTDGATRFQAFRMVVLPQVRSGLIAVATFTFLRGWEEYVFVQTLLIEKSQMTMSLYLFFVAQDSVGVNYGMIAAVGIIYLLPVLIIYIFTQKYITQMSFGGIKG